One Anser cygnoides isolate HZ-2024a breed goose chromosome 6, Taihu_goose_T2T_genome, whole genome shotgun sequence genomic region harbors:
- the LOC136791155 gene encoding maestro heat-like repeat-containing protein family member 7 — translation MAGRHPSMPKKAWMEEEDKVNASPAQQPDELTEVQVLQAGWDQTEQEQQQQQDRDQKQEQEAIAVKLDERVVGRVVLSKHAPNIVKSIYQWLVSNTEESAQHRLDKSLLELAEEHPHDVVVTLLRCSPSCDRAAATMWRLMTSSARTARKVMAELCCVLKDWPLHRTSTSDGDNTDVFVLAATKVLREILQPTIYPVKVEAHFSLLLLVLLFQISASAQQTPEEVETLYREWQQEESIPTSPSRFAVLTLKALLCRLGYDMLVLELEKKNAWETLVNAESHHWAVGQLARMLRSITIKEHQQIVLHLENWLSRNEPCWEVPAMAFLVEMLAFDDLRVVSVRVLKLFARYLRSQCTVMRQLVLSGLTTLSRRPRTARKMAFLLPEIMKLLPEVEGDMVGNTLIVLIRVLKELDVRKASRIALQLAERLPTFFDNESSYTQLLSIHFFRYVMNLVAGSGKEQLKRHVRQSVIPLFFHLHDENQQVAKAAEEALLNAANFLKRKQLANLLETQQKWRLSECLLEDDSWRTDGYLRQSLPYLQSPQQPLRLEAVRFIGLIARQVEDWHEEELPIIYEAIQGMTDDISSSVSSLATQTLFIIQAAVSLSCTVPGVRRLSYRLWKAWKTKCSALSFLCCCCRA, via the exons ATGGCGGGGAGACACCCCAGCATGCCCAAGAAGGCctggatggaggaggaggacaaggTTAATGccagcccagcgcagcagcctGATGAGCTGACCGAGgtgcaggtgctgcaggcag GCTGGGACCAGACAgaacaggagcagcagcagcagcaggacagggaccagaagcaggagcaggaggccaTTGCAGTCAAGCTGGATGAGCGTGTAGTAGGCAGGGTCGTCCTTTCAAAACAT GCACCGAACATCGTGAAGAGCATCTACCAGTGGCTCGTGTCCAACACAGAAGAGTCTGCCCAGCACCGTCTGGACAAGAGCCTTCTGGAGCTGGCCGAGGAGCACCCTCACGACGTGGTGGTGACCCTGCTGCGCTGCTCCCCATCGTGTGACAG AGCTGCCGCGACCATGTGGAGGCTGATGACCTCCTCAGCCCGGACTGCAAGGAAGGTgatggcagagctgtgctgcgTGCTGAAGGACTGGCCCCTTCACAGGACGTCCACCTCTGACGGGGACAACACGGATGTCTTCGTCCTGGCC GCAACCAAGGTGCTGCGGGAGATCCTCCAGCCAACCATTTACCCAGTGAAGGTGGAGGCGCATTTCTCCCTACTCCTGCTGGTGTTGCTCTTCCAAATCTCCGCAAGCGCACAGCAGACACCAGAAGAGGTGGAGACGCTCTACAGGgaatggcagcaggaggagagcattcccaccagccccagcag GTTTGCGGTGCTGACTCTGAAAGCACTGCTATGCCGTCTTGGGTATGACATGCTGGTGCTTGAATTAGAAAAGAAGAATGCCTGGGAGACACTAGTCAACGCTGAGAGCCACCACTGGGCAGTGGGTCAGCTGGCCAG GATGTTGAGAAGCATCACAATAAAAGAGCATCAACAGATTGTGCTGCATCTGGAAAACTGGCTCAGCAGGAACGAGCCATGCTGGGAGGTCCCCGCCATGGCCTTCCTGGTCGAG ATGCTGGCCTTTGATGACCTCAGAGTAGTGTCTGTCCGAGTCCTGAAGCTCTTCGCAAGATACCTGAGGAGTCAGTGCACGGTGATGCGTCAGCTGGTGCTCAGCGGCCTCACAACGCTCAGCAGAAGACCTCGTACA GCAAGAAAAATGGCGTTCCTGCTGCCGGAGATCATGAAGCTACTGCCAGAAGTGGAAGGAGATATGGTTGGAAACACCCTGATTGTGCTCATCAGAGTGCTCAAGGAGCTGGACGTCCGCAAGGCCAGCCGCATCgctctgcagctggcagagaggcTCCCAACGTTCTTTGACAAC GAATCCAGCTACACgcagctgctctccatccacTTCTTCAGATATGTGATGAACTTAGTAGCAGGAAGTGGAAAAGAGCAGCTGAAGAGACACGTGCGCCAGAGCGTGATCCCACTGTTCTTCCACTTGCACGATGAGAACCAGCAAGTGGCCAAG GCCGCTGAGGAAGCCCTTCTCAATGCTGCCAATTTCCTGAAGAGGAAGCAGCTCGCGAACCTGCTGGAGACACAGCAAAAATGGAGACTCAGCGAGTGCCTG CTGGAGGACGACAGCTGGCGAACGGATGGGTACCTGCGCCAGAGCCTGCCTTACCTGCAGAGCCCGCAGCAGCCCTTGCGACTGGAGGCGGTCAGGTTCATAG GGCTCATTGCGAGGCAAGTGGAGGATTGGCACGAGGAGGAGCTCCCCATCATCTACGAAG CCATTCAAGGCATGACGGACGACATCAGTTCCTCTGTCTCTTCGCTGGCAACTCAGACTCTCTTCATTATACAAGCTGCAGTGAGCTTGTCATGCACTGTACCTGGAGTACGACGGCTGAGCTACCGGCTCTGGAAGGCGTGGAAGACGAAGTGCTCTGCACtgtccttcctgtgctgctgttgCCGTGCGTAG